In Monodelphis domestica isolate mMonDom1 chromosome 3, mMonDom1.pri, whole genome shotgun sequence, the following proteins share a genomic window:
- the LOC100019625 gene encoding centriole, cilia and spindle-associated protein-like has protein sequence MHCGSKVKSEYMKRYKDPKWDTCGPCYRELLHYRLSRRLLEQTHNPWLWDGWGPSSNSDDSSSSGGGGASTPLGPQGASAPSPPQTPLKPEREGEELGVEEKGAEASEDEDAASPPETPGKVTQEKDKQQMEVKKEQIEVKDKLMDNTDHPRQRALLSGADKKTANSPQRPSKTKEVKHPFALYGWGEKQTDTGSQKTHNVCASAPEQQIHESALRAKNRRQVEKRKLVNQRQRAYSVDVQKPRRSKPSSSDSPWMTEYMRCYSARA, from the coding sequence ATGCATTGTGGGAGCAAGGTGAAGAGCGAATACATGAAGCGCTACAAAGACCCCAAGTGGGACACATGTGGCCCGTGCTACCGGGAGCTATTGCATTATCGCCTGAGCCGGCGGCTACTGGAGCAGACGCACAACCCTTGGTTATGGGACGGTTGGGGGCCGTCCAGCAACTCGGACGATTCCTCATCTTCTGGAGGTGGTGGGGCCTCCACGCCCCTGGGTCCCCAGGGAGCTTCGGCCCCTTCTCCACCCCAGACTCCCCTCAAGCccgaaagagagggagaggaactCGGAGTGGAAGAGAAAGGGGCCGAGGCATCCGAGGATGAGGACGCTGCCAGCCCTCCAGAAACACCAGGGAAAGTCACACAAGAAAAAGATAAACAGCAAATGGAAGTGaaaaaagaacagatagaagTGAAAGACAAACTAATGGATAACACAGATCATCCTCGACAACGTGCCTTGCTTTCTGGAGCTGATAAGAAAACAGCAAATAGTCCTCAAAGACCAAGTAAAACAAAAGAAGTCAAACATCCATTTGCTCTTTATGGCTGGGGGGAAAAACAGACCGATACTGGGAGCCAGAAAACACATAATGTATGTGCTTCTGCTCCAGAACAACAGATTCATGAGTCAGCATTACGAGCCAAGAACAGAAGacaagtggaaaaaagaaaactggtcAATCAGAGACAAAGAGCCTATTCTGTAGATGTGCAGAAACCCAGAAGGAGCAAGCCTTCCTCTTCAGATAGTCCATGGATGACAGAGTACATGAGATGCTACTCAGCAAGAGCttga